The nucleotide sequence aaaataagaaaaactacaaaaaaaaaagaaaaagaaaaaaaagaaggtatcAATTGGGAGCAGAATAGAATTAGGTGGCAACAAtaggaagataaaaaaaaaaaggaagaataagAAGGAAGAAAGAGCTACAATAGCTTTGTGATATGAAAGAGATGAGAATGATAAAAGAACTAGAAACTAAAGCTCTGTAGGAAGAATAAGGGCTTTGATGAGTTCTTAGGGGTTGTCCCCCTCAAACATGTAGAGAATAACCTTAAGCTAGACAGATCCAAGATTAGGGTCATATGACCTACCAAACAATTTGTTGGAGACCAACAAAAACAGACATTCAAACAAGCAGATACATACACCACACATTTTCACTTGTAGGATACTTCAAGATCCCAgttgaaatgagaaaataacAGAAGACTTCATGCTTTCAATTCAGGAGTGAAGATGATCGGATATGATGACAAGGAGCACAAAAGGATACAGAAAGTCAGAAGCACTCTAAGAAAAATTAACAACCTGTCAGCTCCATCGCATGTTAAAATTGCCTCAGAAGATCAAAGCAAGATCTTCTTGGAATTTTATAACACCAAACCAAAGTATTAACCTGATATAGCCAACTggtatttacaaaaaaatgttcAACTAGTAAAATATACCAGGACAGTGGGAAAATGCTTTTTGGTGGTAACCACAAGGAAATAAACAGAGGAACATTGAATTGGTTTAGTTAGAACATCAGTGACTAAATTGATGATAACACTCTGGTAAAGCAAAGAAAAGGGTGatgttaatagaaaaatctATTTCACTATGGCTTATAACTCTTAGggcaatttattttttaaaccaaacgTCATAGTTGAGTGGCATGACAAGAAGGGAAATAATTAGAAATGAAACCATTAGTAAGAAGCTATAGGTAGCAACAATTggtagaaaataactaaaacaagtctattgatattatttaatcCTGTGCAACAAATACCAGTCATTACATTAatcaaaaaaaatctaaaatgacTTGTCAGAAGGTTCTGCATGGATGATAGGAAGGTCAATGAGGACATAAATTGAGATGctaagagagaaaaagaaaaatggcaaaagattttaacaaaacaaatatgaCCCTGGATAATGCAGAATGTTAAAACATTACCATATATATAGCTGACCAAATAAATGGGAATATGTTTTGTAAGTTGACTAAAGTTGCATTGGGACTTATTGGAGGTATGCAAAGGTATAAGCCAACAAAGGGTTGGTTCTATTTATTTCTAAACCATGGATGAGTTATGCAacattttatttgtcttttgcTTTTTCAACATTCTACTATCAGAAAGCACATAATTGGCCGATATGAGGCTTTTTCTAACACAGACTGCTGATTTGATCTAACTTGCTCGCTTATTTTTGGAATAAGAAACATGTCTTTCATCCTGTTTTTTGTTGCTCTATCTATATGGTATTATATTGCTCTGGATGGATGGGCAGGGAAGTTTTCATCTTAATGGGATACTTTTTGTGGATTTGCTTACTCCCAAGTTCCCAACTTCATGTTCAAAGGAGTGACTAATTTTTACATTGGCCATCTACCTGCCATAACCCTCTTCTTTTCTCTAAGCTTGGGTCCATCAATGTGGAATATAATAcctagaaaaaacaaaacttttttaAAGACACGTATGGGAAGTTATCCTCAGGAGACAGCATTGGTGGGGAAGGCAGACTCCCAGTTGGCAAATTGGTTTTCTATGTGTACTTCTAAAATGCAGGTGGTTTGAGGATAAAAGCATGTCTGTTCTAGTCATTAAATAAGGCACTACAATTCAAACTATACAACAACATGAGATTAAATACTCAAAAGAAATTTCGATAATATTTTGATGCTGCCTAAGCATGAAACATTATTTAGGTTTTGCATATCATGAAAACGTAACATAGGCAGGCAAccttttttgtgacaaaaagaAGCTACTTACCCTGATTTTGTAAGACTGTCATACAACCCTCTTTGATGTAATCATGACTCAAATTAGGGTTTCCAAGTACAATTTTGCTGAATTTGTTTTTCCTAGTACCAAACaccctcaaaaaacaaatatgtgTAGCTCTCATGATTTCTGACTATAAAAACAGTAAACAATAAACAAGTTCGACATACCGATTCGCAGCCACCGAGCAGCCCAACTTCTACTTGGATCCATCATCGAAATTATCCTATAACACAGATGGAATTGAGGGAGAAATCaacatcaaaatcattttaaaaaaaatcgcATAAAGTCAGTTCTTTCTCATGCAATCTTAGAAGTTCTGTTCTCTGAAACGAGACACACATTTTCTTTCATCTATATTTCTTCAAGAAAATCTTATATCACATTcatagaaaacaagaaaaagacaAGGGGGAATAGAAGTAGAAGTGCTTACCCATTAAAATTAGGAGTAGTGCAATCGACAACACGCTCATGGTCTTCATCCATCTTAAAGAAGGGGCAATTTTCACAGCCTGACTCTCTGAACTGCGGAACAAAAGCAAAACCCGTTTTTTGTATAATATCAAAGCCTGATGAAAAAGGAAGGGCTTTACTCTCTGAGAAACCAAacagagaaaaaggaaagaccTGATCGTAGGTTTTGACGAGCCTGCAACGGAGGCAAGCTCTGAGCTCGTGCCCGAAGCTCGTCGGAATCTGGGCGGCGTtgctcatctctctctctctctcttctccaaCTTTCGTTCGAAACtcagatttaaataaaataaaataaatctccTACAGTTCCGAATGCTACATTTAAGATGGGTACACCAATCATCTGAATCATCTGGTGCCACGTGTATACGTTATGATCTTTTTGGCTTTCTGTTCTAATTATTATCCACCTccaataaaattccaaataatagagttaataaataaaaattatcatacaAATGGTAACAATAAATGTTAGAAAGCAatcatgaaaatattaatttggatgaaaccattttatgaaaacatccatattgataaaaatttttataaaaatcacaaaattaattaaaaatatgaaaattttgtatcATCTTTGagaaatgataataaaaaataataataataacaaatatattaaattgagctttttaatgaatttatttaatatgaaaataatttgaaattgtttttttaattggaaCCATGTTCTCCCGTACTTTTAaccaaaaaattgttctaaaaattactttcaaaattgTTACCAAGCAACCTCTTATTTCCaacaaattcttaaaacaacaaaaaatatcacttttaacattttttaagtttgaaaaccATAAGAACGGTTTTAAgaaccatttttaaaatcagtCCTCAATTGTTATCAAACTAAGATATGAAAGGCAATTTTCTCCTATGAAAATATTACACACAGTGCAAAAGTTTTCAAAGTATTTTCCATAATTCAATTATTACACAAAatgctatataaaaaaaaataaaattgaaatagctgcaattttaaaaaacaaaaatgatcaaaacccgtttttctttttctttttctttttatcaaaaatttgtaaaaacatgttttctaaattagaaaaattgttttcaattggGGCCTAAACTTGTCCTTGGGTTGTGGATGCATAAAAGTGCAAGAGTGGGTGAGAGGTGAGTTGGGGTTGATTCAACCAGAAATGCCATGGGGTAAGTATAAACCAATCAACAAGGTCTCAAATGcataggaagaagaagaagaagaagaagaagaaagaaagaaagagagaagaaatggGTTTAAACTAGCACAAATTCTATAGTGAAATCAAATGAAGAGCAGCAATGAAAAGACAATGGTGATCAAGTTGTATAAAGCTCATTGGCAGATGGCAGCAGCCCCGTAATTGAAATGCTTTTGCCTGCTATCCATCCCAACAAGACAAAGTTAAAAAGAAAGGGGAATTTACACCAGCTGTTGATGaacttgaaagaaaagaaagaaaagaaggttACTATCCCCACCATGATTTGGAGGAATGTTTCAGCAGTCAGGTGATGGTTTCAGGTTTTCCCTTTTGAGTGGTGGTTGATGCCATTCCTTTGATTGTCCCTGTTCTTGAGCTTAACTTGGTCTAAACCCCATATTCGTATCGTGTAGTCATCACTCCCAGACGCCAACATGTGAGGATTTGTTGGACTCCAGCTCACACAATTAACTGCTCCAGAATGCCCAGGCAGAGCAAATAAAGGCTCTGGAGTGTCTCTGTGCCATACATACACCTATAAAACAAGAACCAGGCAAACATGAATTGTCAAATTAGGCATGACTTCCTCACAGCAACAAGCCTACTAAATCGTTTAGGAGAAGCAAATCAAAGTAAATGCCCGTGTCTGTGTATATGCATGAGGTCGAGAGATGCAGCTACTTCTTCTGATCCTATTGCATGACATTAGTAAATCTATGTATGCACTTCAGGATCCTTGTTATCTCTTCATACCAATGGCTGATTCAATTTGGTATGTCATTGAAGGTTGAAACTATTGACTCATCGAGTATACAGCTTTTAGTTTTCCTTGAGAAATTCCAAAGTTCCCATCCATTGTAAACTATATACGTCGGTCATCTTTTGACAACTAATCAAAGCATTAATTTCTGCAGTCCTCAATAACATAACATCACTGGTTATGATAATCTCAAACAGAACCATGTTGAGTTAATTCTACAGAGCATTCTATTGGCAACATATACAATTATATGCCACAAGCAGACAATCCTTGCATTTTTCCATATAAAGTCTAGGGGCTGCATTATAACTCTAAACTGTAAGGAAAAAAGTCTGGTCTAATCTTTCTTTCTCTAGGAGAAAACATCTCAACAGGACATGAAAAACATGCATTTCTCTTACATCAATAATTTTGTGGCACTTGGAAAGAATATACATCATTTTCATGAAGTATTGAGTTAAACATTCATTTCTCATGTATCACATTGGCTAGTAAGGCACAGACACAATTCTACAATTTCAtaccttttaaattttcttagaataatcgagagagagagagagagagggagagagagagagagagagactttaAGGCTACTtcggttcttggaaaatttgtgggaaaatgcaagaaaagaaagtagagaagaaaagaaggaaagaagaagtgaaagaaaataaaaatagatttaaagtcaataatcatttttatatattatttcaaatttatttcacttaacTCTTCCATATCAAGATTAAATactttgaaaatgcataaaattcttactaattttaattatgtttgattaaattttttcatatttttcataataaaactaaacgtaagaaaataattttccttaagcatttttctctttcttcggTTCTttcttgaaaccaaacatagtgaTAATGtttcttgaagaagaaaaaataaataaataaataaattgtaattgaACAAGCTTAACCATGTAGAGAACTTAAATAAATAGTGTTAGATTATGAAAGCGGTAAATGAAGGTGGATCATTtgaatgcattttttatttgaacattaatttttcttaaaaagtgCCAAAAGACCATCAAATTGTgcatgtattttatattttatatttttttattggtaaatttctgtccccattgggacttgtacctgaaacctcccacaaaccctccccatccctttaccacttgagctaggcctcaaGGACGTATTTTACATTCATTTTACATTTCATATTATGCAACAAGCTAACTAGATGCTTGTGTGGACTGGTGATACTTGTCATTTTTCATGTAGAACATGGTTGTGCAGCACACTTGAAGATACTAAACTAAAATCTGGTATAACTTTTTTCAGGGAATAGTGTCATCTAACAACCCCTAAATATAATTccatcaaaatgaaaaggacaaaaaaaaaaaaaaaaaaagaacgcaCCTTTGAGTCCTCACTCCCACTAGCGATAAATGCTTGCTCAAGTCCTCCAAAACAAGATCTAATGAGAAATCGAGTCCGCTTATGACCCCTGTACCTGGAAACAACATCAGGATCACCTCCTAAGCGCCAAAGATGGATTTCTTGGTTTAAAAGATTAACCAGCAAGAACT is from Vitis riparia cultivar Riparia Gloire de Montpellier isolate 1030 chromosome 10, EGFV_Vit.rip_1.0, whole genome shotgun sequence and encodes:
- the LOC117923478 gene encoding transcription elongation factor SPT4 homolog 2, encoding MSNAAQIPTSFGHELRACLRCRLVKTYDQFRESGCENCPFFKMDEDHERVVDCTTPNFNGIISMMDPSRSWAARWLRIGRFVPGCYTLAVSEALPEDLQNLCEEERVQYVPPKR